Proteins encoded by one window of Ovis canadensis isolate MfBH-ARS-UI-01 breed Bighorn chromosome 14, ARS-UI_OviCan_v2, whole genome shotgun sequence:
- the LOC138419623 gene encoding zinc finger protein 665-like → MDEGAQKRKEQESGTALSPAQLTFKDVFLDFTPEEWECLDPAQRTLYQDVMVETLSNLLSVDMSHIDMIKKLQAKADSGKGEIFQRVMFGRAESLESKDFHLRKIQENMDDFDCLRTDDERNDKGLSTSHNKNLTDGRDHHSRSDAENGPFERHGSSFQDELQMMQSEGIIFECSQVVTNVSASGLSSQRTRNVCKGFSHKDENAVMHPSELLPDHETQKKRPYRCNECDITFLQDSELIRHQRIHTGGKPYKCDVCGKAFNQTRKLAVHWRIHTGEKPHKCDVCGKAFSQTANLAVHQRIHTGEKPYKCNVCGKAFSHTANLTVHRRLHTGEKPYKCDVCGRCFTQNSQLAVHQRTHTGEKPYKCNVCDRAFSHTANLSVHRRIHTGVKPYKCEICGMAFNEAAKLAVHQRFHSGEKPYKCDICGRAFSQTANLSVHRLIHSGEKPYKCDVCGKAFNQTAKLGRHQRIHTGEKPYKCDVCGKAFSHAGTLAVHRRVHTGEKPYKCDVCGKAFNQNAKLGLHWKIHTGEKSYKCDVCGKAFSRTGNLAVHRRVHTGEKPYKCDTCGKAFRVSSNLAVHRRVHTGEKPYKCDVCGKAFSQAAGLAVHQRIHTGDKPYKCDVCGKAFNHTTRLELHQRIHTGEKPYKCNVCDKVFSHTANLTVHRRVHTGEKPYKCDVCGKAFRVSSNLTVHRIVHTGEKPYKCDVCGKAFSHTGNLAVHRRVHTGEKPYKCDVCGKAFSRIYQAAGLAVHQRIHTKDKPYKCDVCGKAFNHTTRLELHQRIHTGKKPYKCNVCDKLFSHTANLTVHWRVHTGEKPYKCDICGKAFRVSSNLTVHWIVHTGEKPYKCDVCGKAFSHTGNLAVHRRVHTGEKPYKCDVCGKAFSRNGTLAVHQRVHTRE, encoded by the exons gcACAGTTGACCTTCAAGGATGTGTTCCTAGATTTCACTCCTGAGGAGTGGGAATGCCTGGACCCTGCCCAGAGGACCTTGTACCAAGATGTGATGGTGGAGACCCTCAGCAACCTGCTGTCTGTGG ATATGTCTCATATAGATATGATCAAGAAATTGCAGGCAAAAGCAGACAGTGGGAAAGGGGAAATTTTTCAAAGAGTGATGTTTGGAAGAGCTGAAAGCCTTGAAAGCAAAGATTTTCACCTCAGGAAGATCCAGGAAAATATGGATGACTTTGATTGTCTGCGGACAGAtgatgaaagaaatgacaaaGGATTGTCTACATCCCATAACAAAAACCTCACTGATGGAAGAGATCATCATAGTAGAAGTGATGCAGAAAATGGACCTTTTGAAAGGCACGGATCAAGCTTTCAGGATGAATTGCAGATGATGCAATCTGAAGGGATAATTTTTGAATGTAGTCAAGTTGTGACAAATGTCAGCGCCTCAGGTTTATCATCTCAGAGAACTCGTAATGTCTGCAAAGGCTTTTCTCATAAAGATGAGAATGCTGTTATGCATCCTTCAGAACTGTTACCAGACcatgaaacacaaaagaaaagaccTTACAGATGTAATGAGTGTGACATAACCTTTCTTCAGGACTCAGAACTCATTAGACATCAAAGAATCCATACAGGAggaaaaccatataaatgtgatgtgtgtggcaaGGCTTTTAATCAAACTAGAAAACTTGCAGTTCAttggagaattcatactggagagaaaccacataaatgtgatgtgtgtggcaaG gcctttagtcAAACTGCAAACCTGGcagttcatcagagaattcatactggagagaagccataCAAATGCAATGTATGTGGCAAGGCATTTAGTCATACTGCAAACCTTACTGTTCATCGGAgacttcatactggagagaaaccatataaatgtgatgtatgtggccGATGCTTTACTCAAAACTCACAACTTGCAGTTCATCAGAGAACTCATACGGGAGAGAAGCCATACAAATGCAATGTATGTGACAGGGCGTTTAGTCATACTGCAAACCTCAGTGTTCAtcggagaattcatactggagtgaaaccatataaatgtgaaatATGTGGCATGGCCTTTAATGAAGCTGCAAAGCTTGCAGTTCATCAGAGATTCCATTcgggagagaaaccatataaatgcgATATATGTGGCAGAGCCTTTAGTCAAACTGCAAATCTTTCAGTTCATCGGCTAATTCAttctggagagaaaccatataaatgtgatgtatgtggcaaggcctttaatCAGACTGCAAAACTTGGAcgtcatcagagaattcatactggagagaaaccatataaatgtgatgtgtgtggcaaGGCATTTAGTCATGCTGGAACCCTTGCTGTTCATcggagagttcatactggagagaagccatataaatgtgatgtatgtggcaaGGCTTTTAATCAGAATGCAAAACTTGGCCTTCATTGgaaaattcatactggagagaaatcttataaatgtgatgtgtgtggcaaGGCGTTTAGTCGTACTGGAAACCTTGCTGTTCATcggagagttcatactggagagaaaccatataaatgcgATACATGTGGCAAGGCTTTCAGAGTAAGCTCAAACCTTGCTGTTCATcggagagttcatactggagagaaaccatataaatgtgatgtgtgtggcaaggcctttagtcAAGCTGCAGGCCTTGcagttcatcagagaattcatactggagacaaaccatataaatgtgatgtatgtggcaaggcctttaatCACACTACAAGACTTGAacttcatcagagaattcatactggagagaagccataCAAATGCAATGTATGTGACAAGGTATTTAGTCATACTGCCAACCTTACTGTTCATcggagagttcatactggagagaaaccatataaatgtgatgtatgtggcaaGGCTTTCAGAGTAAGTTCAAACCTTACTGTTCATCGGATTgttcatactggagaaaaaccatataaatgtgatgtgtgtggcaaGGCGTTTAGTCATACTGGAAACCTTGCTGTTCATcggagagttcatactggagagaaaccatacaaatgtgatgtgtgtggcaaGGCGTTTAGTC GCATTTATCAAGCTGCAGGCCTTGcagttcatcagagaattcatactaaagacaaaccatataaatgtgatgtatgtggcaaggcctttaatCACACTACCAGACTTGAacttcatcagagaattcatactggaaagAAGCCATACAAATGCAATGTATGTGACAAGCTATTTAGTCATACTGCCAACCTTACTGTTCATtggagagttcatactggagagaaaccatataaatgtgatatatgtggcAAGGCTTTCAGAGTAAGTTCAAACCTTACTGTTCATTGGAttgttcatactggagagaaaccatataaatgtgatgtgtgtggcaaGGCGTTTAGTCATACTGGAAACCTTGCTGTTCATcggagagttcatactggagagaaaccatacaaatgtgatgtgtgtggcaaGGCGTTTAGTCGTAATGGAACCCTTGCTgttcatcagagagttcatactAGAGAGTAA